A genomic segment from Klebsiella africana encodes:
- a CDS encoding HlyC/CorC family transporter, whose product MEHISTTTLIITLIVMVIISAYFSGSETGMMTLNRYRLRHMAKQGNRPAKRVEKLLRKPDRLISLVLIGNNLVNILASALGTIVGMRLYGDAGVAIATGVLTFVVLVFAEVLPKTIAALYPEKVAYPSSFLLAPLQVLMMPLVWLLNTITRMLMRMMGIRTDTVISSALSKDELRTIVNESRSQISRRNQDMLLSVLDLEKVSVNDIMVPRNEIVGIDINDDWKSIVRQLTHSPHGRIVLYRDSLDDAISMLRVREAYRLMTEKKEFTKEIMLRAADEIYFVPEGTPLSTQLVKFQRNKKKVGLVVDEYGDIQGLVTVEDILEEIVGDFTTSMSPTLAEEVTPLNDGTVIIDGSANVREINKAFNWHLPEDEARTINGIILEALEEIPVPGTRVRIEQYDIDILDVQDNMIKQVKVMPVKSLRESVAE is encoded by the coding sequence GTGGAACATATCTCCACCACCACGCTGATCATAACGCTGATCGTCATGGTGATTATCTCTGCCTATTTCTCCGGCTCCGAAACCGGCATGATGACGCTGAACCGCTACCGGTTGCGCCACATGGCGAAACAAGGCAACCGCCCCGCCAAGCGCGTGGAGAAGCTGCTGCGCAAGCCGGACCGCCTGATTAGCCTTGTGCTGATCGGCAATAACCTTGTCAACATTCTCGCCTCGGCGCTGGGCACCATCGTCGGCATGCGCCTGTACGGTGACGCCGGCGTCGCGATCGCCACCGGCGTACTTACCTTTGTGGTGCTGGTATTTGCCGAAGTGCTGCCGAAGACCATCGCCGCCCTCTATCCGGAAAAGGTTGCCTACCCCAGCAGCTTCCTGTTGGCGCCCCTGCAGGTGCTGATGATGCCGCTGGTGTGGCTGCTGAATACCATCACCCGCATGTTGATGCGCATGATGGGCATCCGCACCGATACCGTCATTAGCAGCGCTTTGAGCAAAGATGAACTGCGCACGATTGTGAATGAATCCCGTTCACAAATCTCACGGCGCAACCAGGATATGCTGCTGTCGGTCCTGGATCTGGAGAAAGTCAGCGTTAACGACATCATGGTGCCGCGCAATGAGATTGTCGGCATTGACATCAATGACGACTGGAAATCTATCGTCCGCCAGCTGACCCACTCCCCGCACGGCCGCATCGTGCTCTATCGCGATTCGTTGGACGATGCCATCAGCATGCTGCGCGTTCGCGAAGCCTACCGTCTGATGACGGAGAAGAAAGAGTTCACAAAAGAGATCATGCTGCGGGCGGCAGATGAGATCTACTTTGTTCCGGAAGGGACGCCGCTCAGCACTCAGCTGGTGAAGTTTCAGCGCAATAAAAAGAAAGTCGGTCTGGTGGTCGATGAATACGGTGATATTCAGGGGCTGGTCACCGTCGAAGATATTCTTGAAGAGATTGTCGGCGACTTCACCACCTCCATGTCACCCACCCTGGCGGAGGAAGTGACCCCGCTCAACGACGGCACAGTGATTATCGACGGCAGCGCCAACGTTCGCGAGATCAATAAAGCCTTCAACTGGCACCTGCCGGAAGATGAGGCGCGCACCATCAACGGTATCATCCTTGAAGCGCTGGAAGAGATCCCGGTCCCGGGCACCCGCGTGCGCATTGAGCAGTATGATATTGATATCCTCGACGTGCAGGACAACATGATCAAACAGGTGAAAGTGATGCCGGTGAAATCATTACGCGAGAGCGTCGCGGAGTAG
- the grpE gene encoding nucleotide exchange factor GrpE, with protein sequence MSSKEQKTPEGQAPEEIITEQHDDVEAVEPEVSAEQVDPRDEKIANLEAQLAEAQKREREVMLRAKADEDNLRRRTEQDIEKAHKFALEKFVNELLPVIDSLDRALEVADKANPDLAPMVEGIELTLKSMLDVVRKFGVEVIADTNVPLDPNVHQAIAMVESEDVAAGNVLAVMQKGYTLNGRTIRAAMVTVAKAK encoded by the coding sequence ATGAGTAGTAAAGAACAGAAAACGCCTGAGGGGCAAGCCCCGGAAGAAATTATCACGGAGCAGCACGACGACGTTGAGGCAGTAGAGCCTGAAGTTTCGGCTGAGCAGGTGGATCCGCGCGATGAAAAAATTGCGAATCTGGAAGCCCAGCTGGCTGAAGCGCAGAAACGTGAACGTGAAGTGATGCTGCGTGCGAAAGCTGACGAAGATAACCTGCGTCGTCGTACCGAGCAGGACATCGAGAAAGCGCACAAATTCGCGCTGGAAAAATTCGTCAATGAACTGCTGCCGGTGATCGACAGCCTGGACCGCGCGCTGGAAGTGGCCGACAAGGCTAACCCGGACCTGGCGCCGATGGTGGAAGGGATCGAACTGACCCTGAAATCCATGCTGGACGTGGTGCGTAAGTTCGGCGTGGAAGTGATCGCCGATACCAACGTTCCGCTGGATCCGAACGTCCACCAGGCTATTGCGATGGTCGAGTCTGAAGACGTGGCGGCGGGCAACGTGCTGGCCGTGATGCAGAAAGGTTATACCCTGAACGGCCGTACTATTCGCGCCGCGATGGTGACGGTAGCGAAAGCGAAATAA
- a CDS encoding helix-turn-helix domain-containing protein, with protein MNTGAIIQDLIDWIDNHLDSRLDIDTVARRAGYSKWHLQRIFKEHTGQPLGEYIRAKKLQKSIERLAHSNEPILNVAIALGFDSQQSFNRSFKRQFGQAPGVWRRSISRSAGQVSHH; from the coding sequence ATGAACACTGGCGCCATCATTCAGGATCTGATCGACTGGATCGACAACCATCTTGATAGCCGTCTGGATATTGACACCGTTGCCCGACGAGCCGGCTATTCGAAGTGGCACCTGCAGCGGATCTTCAAAGAACATACCGGGCAGCCCCTCGGAGAATATATTCGGGCGAAAAAGCTGCAAAAGTCGATCGAACGCTTGGCCCACAGCAACGAGCCGATCCTCAACGTGGCGATTGCCCTCGGCTTTGACTCCCAGCAGTCCTTCAACCGCAGCTTTAAGCGCCAGTTTGGCCAGGCGCCCGGCGTCTGGCGCCGGAGTATCAGCCGCTCTGCAGGGCAGGTATCTCATCATTGA
- a CDS encoding RnfH family protein, with the protein MPANIRVEVAYALPEKQYLQQVTLDEGATVEQAIIASGLLALRDDIDLAKNKLGIYSRPVKLHDEVHDGDRVEIYRPLIADPKELRRQRAEKSAAK; encoded by the coding sequence GTGCCGGCTAATATTCGTGTTGAAGTCGCCTACGCACTGCCTGAAAAGCAGTATCTGCAGCAGGTCACCCTGGACGAGGGGGCGACGGTCGAGCAGGCGATTATCGCCAGCGGTCTGCTGGCGCTGCGTGATGACATCGATCTGGCGAAAAACAAGCTGGGTATCTACAGTCGTCCGGTTAAGCTGCATGACGAAGTTCACGACGGCGACCGGGTGGAAATCTATCGTCCGCTTATCGCAGACCCGAAAGAGCTGCGTCGCCAGCGGGCAGAGAAAAGCGCCGCTAAGTAA
- the bamE gene encoding outer membrane protein assembly factor BamE — MRCKTLTAAAAVLLMLTAGCSTLERVVYRPDINQGNYLAPNDVAKIRVGMTQQQVAYALGTPMMTDPFGTNTWFYVFRQEPGHQKVTQQTLTLTFNSGGVLTNIDNKPALTSQ; from the coding sequence ATGCGCTGTAAAACGCTGACTGCTGCCGCAGCGGTTCTTCTTATGTTGACCGCAGGCTGTTCCACTCTGGAACGAGTGGTTTACCGTCCTGACATCAACCAGGGTAACTATCTGGCACCAAACGATGTAGCAAAAATTCGTGTCGGTATGACGCAACAGCAGGTTGCTTATGCTCTGGGGACGCCAATGATGACGGATCCGTTCGGCACCAATACCTGGTTCTATGTCTTCCGTCAGGAGCCGGGCCACCAGAAAGTGACTCAGCAGACCCTGACCCTGACCTTCAACAGCGGCGGTGTGTTGACTAACATTGATAACAAGCCCGCGCTGACCAGTCAGTAA
- the recN gene encoding DNA repair protein RecN codes for MLAQLTISNFAIVRELEIDFHSGMTAITGETGAGKSIAIDALGLCLGGRAEADMVRRGATRADLCARFALKDTPAAQRWLEENQLESGRECLLRRVISADGRSRGFINGTAVPLSQLRELGQLLIQIHGQHAHQLLTKPEHQKTLLDGYTGEYVLTQRMAEHYRQWHQSCRELAQHQQQSQERAARADLLQYQLKELNEFNPLPGEFEQIDEEYKRLANSGQLLSTCQHALTVLADGEEANLQSQLYTAKQLVSELVGMDSKLSGVLDMLEEAAIQLSEASDELRHYHDRLDLDPNRLFELEQRISRQIALARKHQVMPEELPAVYQAMLEEQRLLDGSAGSLESLSQQVVEHHQLALETARQLHALRQASADELTQLITESMHSLSMPHGVFAIEVAFDERHLTADGADHIEFRVTTNPGQPLQPIAKVASGGELSRIALAIQVITARKMETPALIFDEVDVGISGPTAAVVGKLLRQLGESTQVMCVTHLPQVAGCGHHHFFVCKETDGEMTETHMQPLDKRARLQELARLLGGSEVTRNTLANAKELLAA; via the coding sequence ATGTTGGCGCAACTCACCATCAGTAATTTTGCTATCGTTCGTGAACTGGAAATTGATTTCCACAGCGGCATGACCGCAATCACCGGGGAAACCGGCGCCGGGAAATCCATTGCCATCGACGCGCTGGGGCTGTGCCTCGGCGGCAGAGCAGAAGCCGACATGGTGCGTCGCGGCGCCACCCGTGCCGACCTGTGCGCGCGCTTCGCGCTAAAAGATACCCCTGCCGCCCAGCGCTGGCTGGAAGAGAATCAGCTGGAGAGCGGGCGTGAGTGTTTACTTCGCCGGGTGATCAGCGCCGACGGCCGCTCGCGCGGCTTCATCAACGGCACCGCCGTCCCGCTCTCGCAGCTGCGCGAGCTGGGCCAGCTGCTGATCCAGATCCACGGCCAGCATGCCCACCAGCTGCTGACCAAACCCGAACACCAAAAAACGCTGCTCGACGGCTATACCGGTGAGTATGTGCTCACTCAGCGCATGGCCGAGCACTATCGCCAGTGGCACCAGAGCTGCCGCGAGCTGGCCCAGCATCAGCAGCAGAGCCAGGAGCGCGCCGCCCGCGCCGATCTGCTGCAGTATCAGCTTAAAGAGCTGAACGAATTTAACCCGCTGCCGGGAGAATTCGAGCAAATTGACGAAGAGTACAAGCGCCTGGCCAACAGCGGCCAGCTGCTCAGCACCTGCCAGCACGCCCTGACGGTACTGGCGGACGGCGAAGAGGCCAATCTGCAGAGCCAGCTTTATACCGCTAAGCAGCTGGTCAGCGAGCTGGTGGGTATGGACAGCAAGCTTTCCGGCGTGCTGGATATGCTGGAAGAAGCAGCCATTCAGCTCAGCGAGGCCAGCGACGAGTTGCGCCACTATCACGACCGTCTGGATCTCGATCCGAACCGTCTGTTTGAACTTGAGCAACGGATTTCCCGACAGATCGCGCTGGCGCGTAAACACCAGGTGATGCCGGAAGAGCTGCCGGCGGTTTATCAGGCGATGCTGGAAGAGCAGCGCCTGCTGGACGGCAGCGCCGGCTCGCTGGAATCCCTCAGCCAGCAGGTGGTCGAACATCATCAGCTGGCGCTGGAGACCGCGCGCCAGCTGCATGCCCTGCGCCAGGCCAGCGCCGACGAGCTGACCCAGCTTATCACCGAAAGTATGCACTCACTTTCGATGCCGCACGGGGTCTTCGCGATTGAGGTCGCGTTCGATGAACGCCATCTCACCGCCGACGGCGCCGACCATATTGAGTTCCGCGTCACCACTAACCCCGGTCAGCCGCTGCAGCCGATCGCTAAAGTGGCCTCCGGCGGCGAACTGTCGCGCATTGCGCTGGCGATTCAGGTGATCACCGCGCGTAAAATGGAAACCCCAGCGCTGATTTTCGACGAAGTGGACGTCGGCATCAGCGGCCCGACCGCTGCGGTGGTCGGCAAGCTGCTGCGCCAGCTGGGCGAGTCCACGCAGGTGATGTGCGTGACCCACCTGCCGCAGGTTGCGGGCTGCGGCCACCATCATTTCTTTGTCTGCAAAGAGACCGATGGCGAGATGACCGAAACCCATATGCAGCCGCTGGATAAACGAGCTCGCTTGCAGGAGCTGGCCCGTCTGCTGGGCGGCAGCGAAGTCACGCGCAACACCCTGGCGAACGCGAAAGAGTTGCTTGCGGCGTAA
- the nadK gene encoding NAD(+) kinase: MKNHFKCIGIVGHPRHPTALTTHEMLWRWLCSKGYEVLVEQQIAHELQLSNVKTGTLAEIGQQADLAVVVGGDGNMLGAARTLARYDINVIGINRGNLGFLTDLDPDNALQQLADVLEGYYIAEKRFLLEAQVCQQDCQKRISTAINEVVLHPGKVAHMIEFEVYIDEVFAFSQRSDGLIISTPTGSTAYSLSAGGPILTPSLDAITLVPMFPHTLSARPLVINGDSTIRLRFSHRCSDLEISCDSQIALPIQDGEDVLIRRCDYHLNLIHPKDYSYFNTLSTKLGWSKKLF; this comes from the coding sequence ATGAAGAACCATTTCAAGTGTATCGGCATTGTGGGACATCCTCGTCACCCCACCGCCCTGACCACACATGAAATGCTCTGGCGCTGGCTGTGCAGCAAAGGGTATGAAGTGCTGGTTGAACAGCAGATCGCCCATGAACTTCAGCTCAGCAACGTGAAAACCGGCACGCTGGCAGAGATTGGCCAACAGGCCGACCTCGCGGTGGTGGTGGGCGGCGACGGCAATATGCTCGGCGCGGCGCGGACCCTGGCCCGTTACGACATTAACGTCATCGGCATTAACCGCGGCAACCTCGGCTTTCTCACCGACCTTGACCCGGACAACGCCCTGCAGCAGCTCGCCGACGTGCTGGAAGGCTACTACATCGCAGAGAAACGCTTTCTGCTGGAGGCCCAAGTGTGCCAGCAAGATTGCCAGAAACGCATCAGCACCGCCATCAACGAAGTGGTGCTGCACCCCGGCAAAGTGGCGCATATGATTGAGTTCGAAGTCTATATCGACGAAGTCTTTGCCTTCTCTCAGCGCTCTGATGGCCTGATAATCTCCACCCCGACCGGCTCCACGGCCTATTCGCTGTCGGCTGGTGGCCCCATCCTTACGCCGTCGCTGGACGCCATCACCCTGGTGCCGATGTTCCCGCACACCCTTTCAGCGCGACCGCTGGTGATCAACGGCGACAGCACCATCCGCCTACGCTTCTCTCATCGCTGCAGCGATCTGGAGATCAGCTGCGACAGCCAGATTGCCCTGCCGATCCAGGATGGCGAAGACGTTCTCATTCGCCGCTGCGATTACCACCTCAATCTGATTCACCCTAAAGATTACAGCTATTTCAATACATTAAGCACCAAGCTCGGCTGGTCGAAAAAATTGTTCTGA
- a CDS encoding cytochrome C assembly family protein translates to MPVFALLALVAYSVSLALIIPGLLQKNSSWRRMAILSATIALICHAFALEARIFPGGESGQNLSLLNVGSLVSLMICTVMTIVASRNRGWLLLPIVYAFALINLAFATFVPNEYITHLETTPGMLVHIGLSLFSYATLIIAALYALQLAWIDYQLKNKKLAFSSEMPPLMSIERKMFHITQVGVVLLTLTLCSGLFYMHNLFSSENIDKAVLSIIAWFVYIVLLWGHYHEGWRGRRVVWFSVAGAGLLTLAYFGSRVLQQFVS, encoded by the coding sequence ATGCCTGTTTTTGCTCTACTCGCCCTTGTCGCCTACTCCGTCAGCCTCGCGCTGATTATCCCCGGCTTGCTGCAAAAAAACAGCAGCTGGCGGCGAATGGCGATTTTATCAGCGACTATCGCCTTGATCTGCCATGCTTTTGCGCTGGAAGCACGGATATTCCCCGGCGGCGAGAGCGGGCAAAACCTCAGTTTACTGAACGTCGGGTCGCTGGTCAGTCTGATGATCTGTACGGTGATGACTATCGTGGCCTCGCGCAATCGCGGCTGGCTGCTGCTGCCTATCGTCTATGCCTTCGCGCTGATCAATCTGGCCTTCGCCACTTTCGTGCCTAACGAATATATCACCCACCTGGAAACCACCCCGGGTATGCTGGTGCATATCGGCCTGTCGCTCTTCTCGTACGCCACGCTGATCATTGCCGCGCTCTATGCGCTGCAGCTGGCGTGGATCGACTACCAGCTCAAGAATAAAAAGCTGGCCTTCAGCAGCGAAATGCCGCCGCTGATGAGCATTGAGCGCAAAATGTTCCACATCACCCAGGTCGGCGTGGTGCTGCTGACTTTGACGCTGTGCAGCGGCCTGTTCTATATGCACAATCTGTTCAGCAGCGAAAACATTGATAAAGCGGTGCTGTCGATTATTGCGTGGTTCGTCTATATCGTTCTGCTGTGGGGCCACTATCATGAAGGGTGGCGCGGACGTCGTGTGGTCTGGTTCAGCGTCGCTGGCGCCGGTCTGCTGACGCTGGCCTATTTTGGTAGCCGCGTGCTGCAGCAGTTCGTGAGCTAA
- the oqxA gene encoding multidrug efflux RND transporter periplasmic adaptor subunit OqxA, giving the protein MSLQKTWGNIHLTALGAMMLSFLLVGCDDSVAQNATPPAPTVSAAKVLVKSISQWDSFNGRIEAVESVQLRPRVSGYIDKVNYTDGQEVKKGQVLFTIDDRTYRAALEQAQATLARAKTQASLAQSEANRTDKLVHTNLVSREEWEQRRSTAVQAQADIRAAQAAVDAAQLNLDFTKVTAPIDGRASRALITSGNLVTAGDTASVLTTLVSQKTVYVYFDVDESTYLHYQNLARRGQGASSDNQALPVEIGLVGEEGYPHQGKVDFLDNQLTPSTGTIRMRALLDNSQRLFTPGLFARVRLPGSAEFNATLIDDKAVLTDQDRKYVYIVDKDGKAQRRDITSGRLADGLRIVQKGLNPGDSVIVDGLQKVFMPGMPVNAKNVAMTSSAALN; this is encoded by the coding sequence ATGAGCCTGCAAAAAACCTGGGGAAACATTCACCTGACCGCGCTCGGCGCGATGATGCTCTCCTTTCTGCTCGTCGGCTGCGACGACAGCGTCGCGCAAAACGCCACGCCTCCCGCTCCGACGGTCAGCGCCGCTAAGGTGCTGGTGAAGTCGATCAGTCAGTGGGATAGTTTTAACGGTCGCATTGAAGCGGTGGAGAGTGTTCAGCTCCGCCCCCGCGTCTCGGGATATATCGATAAAGTGAATTACACCGACGGCCAGGAGGTGAAAAAGGGCCAGGTGCTGTTCACCATAGATGACAGAACCTATCGCGCCGCGCTGGAGCAGGCGCAGGCGACGCTGGCGAGAGCCAAAACGCAGGCCAGCCTGGCGCAAAGCGAGGCGAACCGCACCGATAAATTAGTCCATACCAATCTTGTCTCCCGTGAAGAGTGGGAGCAGCGCCGGTCAACCGCGGTTCAGGCGCAGGCTGATATTCGCGCCGCGCAGGCGGCAGTGGATGCCGCGCAGCTTAACCTTGACTTCACCAAAGTGACCGCCCCTATTGACGGCCGCGCCAGCCGGGCGCTGATCACCAGCGGTAACCTGGTCACCGCGGGCGACACCGCCAGCGTGCTCACCACTCTGGTCTCGCAGAAGACGGTGTACGTTTACTTTGACGTCGACGAGTCAACCTACCTTCACTATCAAAACCTCGCCCGCCGTGGGCAAGGGGCGTCCAGCGATAATCAGGCGCTCCCGGTGGAGATTGGCCTGGTTGGCGAGGAGGGCTACCCCCATCAGGGCAAAGTGGATTTTCTCGATAATCAGTTAACGCCGAGTACCGGCACCATCCGCATGCGTGCGCTGCTGGATAACTCGCAGCGTCTGTTCACGCCGGGGCTGTTTGCCCGCGTGCGTCTGCCGGGCAGCGCCGAGTTCAACGCCACGCTGATCGACGACAAAGCGGTACTGACCGATCAGGATCGTAAATACGTCTATATCGTTGATAAAGATGGTAAAGCGCAGCGACGTGATATTACCTCGGGGCGTCTGGCAGACGGTTTACGCATCGTTCAGAAGGGGTTAAACCCTGGGGATAGCGTCATCGTCGACGGGTTACAAAAAGTGTTTATGCCGGGTATGCCGGTTAACGCCAAAAACGTTGCCATGACCTCCAGCGCAGCCCTCAACTGA
- the smpB gene encoding SsrA-binding protein SmpB, protein MTKKKAHKPGSATIALNKRARHEYFIEDEYEAGLALQGWEVKSLRAGKANIGDSYVILKDGEAFLFGANFTPMAVASTHYVCDPTRTRKLLLNQRELDTLYGRINREGYTVVALSLYWKNAWCKVKIGVAKGKKQHDKRTDLKDREWALDKARIMKHAGR, encoded by the coding sequence ATGACTAAGAAAAAAGCCCACAAACCTGGATCAGCCACCATTGCGCTGAATAAACGCGCCCGTCACGAATACTTTATCGAAGATGAATACGAGGCTGGTCTCGCCCTGCAGGGCTGGGAAGTCAAATCCCTGCGTGCAGGCAAAGCCAACATCGGCGATAGCTATGTCATCCTGAAGGATGGCGAGGCCTTCCTGTTCGGCGCCAACTTTACGCCCATGGCCGTGGCTTCCACTCACTATGTGTGTGACCCGACGCGCACCCGTAAGCTGCTGCTCAACCAGCGTGAGCTGGACACCCTGTACGGCCGCATTAACCGCGAAGGTTACACTGTCGTCGCCCTATCGCTGTACTGGAAGAACGCCTGGTGCAAAGTGAAAATCGGCGTCGCCAAAGGTAAGAAACAGCACGACAAACGTACCGACCTGAAAGATCGTGAATGGGCGCTGGATAAGGCGCGTATTATGAAGCACGCCGGGCGTTAA
- a CDS encoding type II toxin-antitoxin system RatA family toxin has protein sequence MPQISRTALVPFSAEQMYQLVNDVKSYPDFLPGCTGSRVLELGPTQMTAAVDVSKAGISKTFTTRNTLTSNQSILMSLVDGPFKKLIGGWKFIPLSPEACKIEFHLDFEFTNKLIEMAFGRIFKELAANMVQAFTSRAKEVYSAG, from the coding sequence ATGCCTCAGATTAGCCGTACTGCGCTGGTGCCTTTCAGCGCGGAACAGATGTATCAACTGGTAAACGATGTGAAGTCCTATCCTGATTTTCTGCCAGGCTGCACCGGTAGCCGCGTGCTGGAATTGGGGCCGACGCAAATGACGGCGGCGGTTGATGTGTCCAAAGCCGGCATCAGTAAGACCTTCACCACACGCAATACACTGACCAGCAACCAGAGCATTTTGATGAGCCTGGTAGATGGCCCGTTCAAGAAGCTGATTGGCGGCTGGAAGTTTATTCCGCTGAGCCCCGAGGCCTGCAAAATCGAATTCCATCTCGATTTCGAGTTTACCAATAAACTGATTGAGATGGCTTTTGGCCGGATCTTCAAAGAGCTGGCCGCTAACATGGTGCAGGCGTTCACTTCGCGCGCCAAAGAGGTTTACAGTGCCGGCTAA
- a CDS encoding B12-binding domain-containing radical SAM protein, giving the protein MSYIFFISAGQLKTKKGANISNQRNMYLNYGLLSLATVVNNAGYKPRVFHGNFMSPINFFEKLIDNGLLNTQHPIYISIPSYYALSWTKELTSLIKHKINNKIIIGGRWVINDDEDLLKAELPYIDEIISGLGENKILKTLTGKTDNNDYSYLPLNYSLLNDRKYYQPSIEVSRGCGKGCLFCQEKDELLTKLKPPKLIMEEYNDLLLHDNYRTMTPYFEASLFTPTEEWLKELIDVRKKNQNFFSWRAECRVDALSNKIIPLMAEAGMRVIDLGLESASLEQLQKMHKTPKPENYLNRASRLLELCFKNKIKTKVNIMFYAGETDTTISETRKWLNAHREYIYGVSCGVVSAFGWDHNKQSFIDNLMQHGATICHEESFLGVTNFHLSNTLNYYKALDEAKKLSREFMSMEHFFNLKAFSYYPRDFSFEQFKKEIALENANYSFKCD; this is encoded by the coding sequence ATGAGTTATATTTTCTTTATTTCTGCCGGGCAACTCAAAACAAAGAAAGGGGCAAATATTTCTAATCAGCGAAATATGTACCTTAACTACGGCCTTCTTTCCTTAGCCACTGTAGTAAATAATGCGGGTTATAAGCCCCGTGTTTTTCATGGTAACTTTATGTCGCCAATCAATTTTTTTGAAAAATTAATAGACAATGGTCTATTAAATACACAACATCCAATTTATATATCTATACCAAGTTACTACGCTTTGTCTTGGACAAAGGAACTCACATCCCTTATTAAACATAAGATAAACAACAAAATAATCATCGGTGGACGATGGGTAATCAATGACGACGAAGATCTTTTAAAGGCCGAACTTCCATACATTGATGAGATAATTAGTGGTTTAGGTGAGAATAAAATACTCAAGACCCTTACTGGTAAAACCGACAATAATGACTATAGCTATTTACCACTTAATTATTCATTACTAAATGATCGCAAATATTACCAACCAAGTATTGAAGTATCGAGAGGTTGTGGTAAAGGTTGCTTGTTTTGTCAGGAAAAAGATGAGCTACTAACGAAACTAAAACCACCAAAACTTATCATGGAAGAATACAATGATTTACTGCTTCATGATAATTATCGAACAATGACCCCCTATTTTGAAGCATCCCTTTTTACTCCTACTGAAGAATGGTTGAAAGAGCTTATTGATGTACGTAAAAAAAATCAAAATTTCTTCTCATGGCGTGCTGAATGCCGAGTTGACGCCCTGTCAAACAAAATCATCCCCCTGATGGCCGAAGCAGGCATGCGTGTAATAGATCTTGGTCTTGAGAGTGCCAGTTTAGAGCAATTGCAAAAGATGCATAAAACACCAAAGCCAGAAAATTACTTAAACCGAGCATCCAGACTATTAGAGCTTTGCTTCAAAAATAAAATAAAAACAAAAGTTAATATCATGTTTTACGCAGGAGAAACTGATACTACAATAAGTGAAACTCGTAAATGGTTAAACGCTCACAGAGAATATATTTACGGTGTTTCATGTGGAGTTGTATCTGCGTTCGGCTGGGATCATAACAAACAAAGCTTTATTGACAACCTTATGCAACATGGTGCAACAATATGTCATGAAGAGAGTTTTCTCGGTGTTACAAATTTTCACCTTAGTAACACGTTAAATTATTACAAAGCCTTAGATGAAGCAAAAAAACTCTCCAGAGAATTTATGTCTATGGAGCATTTTTTTAATTTAAAAGCATTCTCATATTATCCACGCGATTTTAGTTTCGAGCAGTTCAAAAAAGAAATCGCCCTCGAGAATGCTAATTATAGCTTCAAATGTGATTAA